A segment of the candidate division WOR-3 bacterium genome:
CAGAGTATATCATTCAGATCAGTAACCCTCTCATCACCAACCAATCTCACTACATCACGAGTAACCGTTGCGGCCAATATTCCGACAACAACACCGCCATCTCGAAACACAATGATCTCGGGATCGAACCCTAAAAGATTGCTCGCTAATACAGAGAACCACTCATAGCTGGTAAAAGGCAATGGATTCTTTGCCTTCTTGAACAGCTCTTTCCAAACCTTTTCTATCGTCGAGAGCCGTTCAACTTTCAATTCGCAGGCGCGACCCGACATATCTATCCCCTGACTTGATTTCCCATGATTTCCAACCCATCAAATTACGGTAATGCACTGTCTCATAGAGCTTAAAACCACAGCGTTCGATTCCTCTGTTCGAACTCAGATTGTCTTTGGTCGAAAAAATCATTGCTCGCCCATAGGATTCGTTCCTGAAATATTCTGTTGCCTTTGTTATCAGATGCGGATAGATCCCCTTGCCGCGAAAACCGGGACGTGTATAGGCGTCGTAGAGATATACTTCCTTCTGTTCCACGTCCAGCCAATCATCGATCTCACCCACCTGACATTCTTTTGTTGTCGCAAAGAGATAGGCAACAAGGATTCCTTGATGATGGGCGACAAAAATCTTGTCACCGCGTGCGCTACGTGCCGCAACGGCCGAAGCATTCAGTATGTCTACCTCGGAAGGTCTGTCACAGATGGATACCTTGACCGTAACTGAAGGCCTAACAATGGAAATCTCGCCCTTTAAGTCAATTGCATACATACACAGTATTTCCCTCTTGTTGACCAGAGCGAGACCCCCAAATCTTTTTATCTTCAATATAACGACCTCTCTTTGCCGATCGTTGTCTTCGGACCATGCCCAGGATAGACCATTGTCTCGTCGGGCAGAACCATCAATTTCTCGCGTATGCTGCTGAGGATTGTTTTCTCATCACCCCCCGGGAATGATGTGTTACCCGGACCATTGGGAAATAAAGTATCACCTGAAATGAGCACATCTTTTATGAGAAAACAACAGCTCCCCGGCGTATGACCTGGAGTGTGAGTCACCCCTAACTTATCACGACCGAATTCGATAACCTGGCCGTCCTGGATCTCGTCATCGAAGCCAGAAACCCAGTCCAGCTTATGGATCGCGGCCCGCGTGCCCAGGGCTTCTTTTACTTCCCGGAGCGCGGTTATGTGATCGAAGTGCCGGTGTGTTGCGAGGATGATCACAATCTCAAGTTCACGAACTGCATTCAATATTTTTTGCGCCTCATCACCCGGATCGACTATGATACCGGTCCCTTCCGATTTGAGAATGTAGCAGTTATTCTCTAGTCCACCGACAACAATTCTCTCTATTTCCATATGCTTTTCAAATATTCAGTGCGACCAGATGTGGATTTCTTCTCTCGATGAATAGAAAAACCATATTTCCCATGCCAAAATCGGTTTAAAAATGCCTCCATGTATCATTATAGCTCTCACTAAGCGCAAAGTCAACATAGATTTGGGTATTGCGGATATCCAGCTTGCTACAACAAATGTTACTAACCGGCGTCCGCAGAGACAATTGCGTAAACATTCCGTTCATATTCCACTCTTGAACCGCGGTACATCCGCAAGGACGGCGGACGGTGTAAGAATCCATGCTGCACGACCATCTTGAGCGCCGCGGTATTGATGCACGGTATGCCGACGGTCAGATCCTTGTTGATGTGCTTCGTGCATATTTTAGCGATCAAATCTCCGGCGGCACTCTCGTTTTCCGCAACCATCGGACCGATATGCAGCATCTCATTAGCCCGTTCGCGAATCACGGCATAGGCTGCAATACCCTCCCGGTGTACAGTATACGTGGTGTGCGGATGTCTTTTGATCAAATGCTCCAGAAACATGCTGCGGTCGATCCCGGTTTTTTCAAGGTCGAAGCGTAGTATTCCTTCAATATCTTCCGTACAACCTGCTTTTCGCTCCTCCATATGAGTCCGGTCTTTTGCTGCCGGGCGGACAAACCTCATCGAGAGATACTTGTCCTTGAAGCCAAGGATCCGGTAGGTCTGTACCGCTTTGAATACGCCATCGAGCTCAATCGTCTTAGCTCCTTTGCGGTCGAGATGATCAATAACATCTTCCATCAGCTTCACACCGATACCCCTGCCCCGCATTTCTTTTTGCACGATCAAGTTACCCAGGAAAGATTGGTTACCATAACTGACACTGGTAACAATTCCTGCCCGTCTACCATCCTGCCGTGCAACATAGCATCCCGCAGGATCGAGGAATAAAAATCGTTCAAAATCCTCCTCAAGATGACCCCATCCTTCTATGTCGGTCAGTGATTTGGCGAATGCTATGTCGGACTGGCCCATCTGCTTTACCGTGATCATGATGTCTTCCCCCTTGATAACAAAATGAACGCGGTCAGCGCGTAAATCGACGCGCAATCAATCACACGTGCAACCTCGACGAACTCGTCTGGATGATGGGCCATCGCAAGCAACCCCGGACCATACGCATAAGCTGGAATACCATTCTGAAGATAGTAGCGTATCTCCAGCAATCCAGGGCACATATTGAATGCCGGCTTTTGACCGGCGACTTCGATGACACTGAGCGCCAGTGCATTCACCAGATCATTGTCTCGAGAAATTCCGGCAGATTTGCCTTCCTGCAGAATCTCCAGGTCAATATTCATACCGGCTTTCCGGAACCTATTGAAGATGGCAAGTAAATTCCTCTTTTCCTCAACAAAATTCTCCTCGGGGTTGATCCTCCTCTCGAGCGAGAAAGTGCATGAACCGGGAACAACATTGAAATTAGTGCCACAATGGCAGATCCCTCCCAGCATCAGTATTGAATTCTCAGATTCCCCCGGTAAAATGCTATAACTCGTTTTTCTCTTTTCGACGGTGTTTTTGTGTTCGAGCAAAGCATTTGACAAACTGACCATCTGTTCGAATGCGTTGACTCCATCTTTTTGCAGAACCACATGCACGGGCTTGCCCTCGATCTTAACCAACACACTGAGCGCACCGCGACAAGCATTCCAGATCGTGCCGCTCGTCGGTTCAGGCATGAGCATGCCGACACAATGTTTTTTGTTTATATAACCCTTCTCAAAAAGATACCCTGCGCCCGCCTTGCCGCCGGTCTCTTCATCCGGAACGATTACCAGACAGATCTGACCGTCCAGTCCAGCACCGAGAAGCTGCAGCGCGCGTACCGCATAGACCATCGCGGCAAGTCCGGCTTTCATATCTGCGGCGCCCCGACCGTGAAGTCTACCGGCCTGGACATAGGGCTTGAATTGTCTTGCATCGGTTCCCGGAACAACGTCGTAGTGAGCGTGAAAATACAATTTCCTCTTACCCTTTCCGTACGACGAAAGAAGACTATAACGCGGGTAGGCGCGGTCATCGAGGCCAGGTACCTTGACGATCTGCGAACTCATGCCGAATCGTTTCAGACGATTCGATATTAGATCAATACAGTCCGAGTAGCGTGCGCCCGGTGGATTCTCGGTGGGGATCCTGATCAACTCCTTGGTGAACCCGAGTATCTCACTGCTCAGTGCACGCATTTGTCTCTTAAACAACAAATGCCGCGCGTCTTTTGCACTGCTCACCAGCAGATCTGTTTGATTATGCCGGGATTTTTTAGAGATTGCCTTTGAAGAGATACGTTTCACCCTTATGATTATAGGATGAAACCAACTCCTTGTCAATCATCGAAGATATTAATCTGTTCACTTCGATCAAGGGCATGCTGAAGAATCGCGCGATCTTTTTTGCAGTCGTCCTGGTCATCGCGTAGATGTATTTCTCGATCAGCTTCCGTGTAGCCTCGTCGCCGCTCAACGCGCGAGCACGTGCCTTTGTCTCTTCAGGCAACCATTGCTCGGTAGCCGACCACAGCGCAGAACGCCACCGGTATCTGTTGTATGCGATCTTCCCCGCGCAACATATCAACTGCTTGCGCTGCAATTCAACAAGCACCCGGGTAGACTTCTTCTTCGCAGCTGGGGAAACGATGCCAAGTTTCTCTCTGATCTCATGGGTCATTAACGGACCATGCTTTATGAGCAGATCCATTAATGATCCGGCCATGCTGCTCAGCATTCCCTGTTCGCACATGTTTCTGTAATCGGGGACCGGATATGCCCGAATAAAGCTCGGTAACAATTTCATTGATATCAATATGTTATGCCCACCCAGTACGCGGCCGTAGAAGGCCCATTTCCTGTCGATCAATACATGAACGAAATCCCATAACCTTTGATCCACCTCAAACTGGTTCTGCAGATCATCGGTATATATTGCCCTCTGCAGACTGGGTAATTGACCATTGGAGAGAGCAGATACCAAACCCAACCGATCAACGAACTCCCTGGCTTCGTCGACTCGAAATATCTTGATATTCTTATCGAGCAACCATCTCTTTCTCTCAATTGTCTTCAAAGAAATCCTTCTCATGATATATTATAACTCAAAAAATATGTTTAGAAATAACTAAGTGAATTGAAATACTGAGTACCCCCTGCAACTCGTTGACTCCTAACGCTCATAGTAATCTTTCCAATCACGTCTGTCTGCCAGTCCTATTCTATAAGCCCCCATGGCGCATGCGCCATGGGGGCTTTGCTCTCCCAGGTGTCGGTCTGTGGATCGCAGGCTTCAACTATACTCAAAGATGAGTATGGCGCAGTTGAATCTTGATCTCATTCATCCAATCAGAACATGAGTCCCACACCAAAGCGGGCACGGAACCCAGGGAGATAATTACGCGCGTCAAACCAGTAGTCGTTTTGACAGTCGATGTATGCTTGTTTCGCTTCACGAGGGTTTATCAGACCATCATGATCGTAGTCGGATTGCGGTGAATAACGAGTACTCGCGATCGATGTGTAGCCGAACTGATCAAGCGATGGTTCTGGATCACCGTGATTTGTCGGATCTCCGGTTGTTTCGTGGACCTCGACTATCTGCTCACTGTTGAAGAGATTGAGCAACATACCTCTAACCACGAAATTCATGGGTCCAACCTTTAGCCGACGGCTGAAATTCCAGTCAACATTGATGTAGCCTGGTACGCGCGCCGAGTTTTCATCACCTAGACGAGTCCCCCGCAGGTCGCGTGGCGTGTATGGTGTGCCGGAATGATACGAGAAAACGAATGAGTTGTTGAAATCCTGCAGCGGTATCAAGAAGAAATCACCGGGCAATTCAAAATCGATGTTGGCATTTAGGATATTGCGTTCGTCAAAATCGAGCCAGTAGTCGATCACTGGTACGGGAATATTGTAGAAGTAGTGGTCTTGGTACCACTCGAAATTACTCGCGGCCGTGCCCTTGGCGAACTGCAGCGTGTAACTCACGCCAAGTGCCCACATGTTGGTCATGCGTTTTTGCAGATTGATCTCGAAACCCTTTACATTGCCGTAGTCCACGTTCTGGTATTGATAGTAGGAGTAAGGAATTGCCACCACTTCGCGAACCTGATTCAGATCGTAAATATCCTTGAAGTATGCAGTGAACCCGAACAGTATGTCTTCGGTGAATTGATTCTCGATACCGAGTTCGTACAGAATAGTCCTTTCGGGTTCGATAAGCACGTTGCCAAGAATCGCGTTGCCCCGGCTTATCAAGACCCTGACCACCTGCGTGTCGGTTGACGTGTACATATTAGCTAACGCCGGCAACTGGAAGTACTGCCCGTAATTGAAACGCAGTTTCATCCGGTCGGTTACCGGTAATGAAAATCCGAGCCGCGGTGAGATCTGAAACAATGGTTCCGAAGTAACAAGCTCATCATTCAGATAGTCTTCAGGATTCTGGAAGGTTGATGTTTTGGCATCGAAATAATCGAAGCGCAATCCGATGCGCGCCACCATTCCTTCGAAATCCATTTTGTCCTGGATGTATGCTGCAACCTTCCAGGGACTGCGGTCATAGTAATCCCAGAACGGATTTGCGACCCAGGGTAAAGTATTCTGGAAGAACTGCATCTCATAGCGCGTTACGTCAAAACCAGTCTTGAACTCATGGACCTTCCCCACGGCGTGACTGACATCCAATCGAGCCTGGATATCATCGTTGTTCCACAAGCTCCAGCTCCTAAAGTCACCAAAGGTATAGAATAACCCCTCAACTCCATAGGGATTGTGTCTGAGCGCCTCGACATCGCGATTGGTGTATTCAACGTGATACGGCATCAGACTATCGATCAAGACATCCCGAACGAATATCGTGTCGCCGTTTATAACCTTGTAGCCGT
Coding sequences within it:
- a CDS encoding MBL fold metallo-hydrolase — translated: MEIERIVVGGLENNCYILKSEGTGIIVDPGDEAQKILNAVRELEIVIILATHRHFDHITALREVKEALGTRAAIHKLDWVSGFDDEIQDGQVIEFGRDKLGVTHTPGHTPGSCCFLIKDVLISGDTLFPNGPGNTSFPGGDEKTILSSIREKLMVLPDETMVYPGHGPKTTIGKERSLY
- a CDS encoding winged helix DNA-binding domain-containing protein produces the protein MKTIERKRWLLDKNIKIFRVDEAREFVDRLGLVSALSNGQLPSLQRAIYTDDLQNQFEVDQRLWDFVHVLIDRKWAFYGRVLGGHNILISMKLLPSFIRAYPVPDYRNMCEQGMLSSMAGSLMDLLIKHGPLMTHEIREKLGIVSPAAKKKSTRVLVELQRKQLICCAGKIAYNRYRWRSALWSATEQWLPEETKARARALSGDEATRKLIEKYIYAMTRTTAKKIARFFSMPLIEVNRLISSMIDKELVSSYNHKGETYLFKGNL
- a CDS encoding GNAT family N-acetyltransferase, producing the protein MKIKRFGGLALVNKREILCMYAIDLKGEISIVRPSVTVKVSICDRPSEVDILNASAVAARSARGDKIFVAHHQGILVAYLFATTKECQVGEIDDWLDVEQKEVYLYDAYTRPGFRGKGIYPHLITKATEYFRNESYGRAMIFSTKDNLSSNRGIERCGFKLYETVHYRNLMGWKSWEIKSGDRYVGSRLRIES
- a CDS encoding ArgE/DapE family deacylase, giving the protein MKRISSKAISKKSRHNQTDLLVSSAKDARHLLFKRQMRALSSEILGFTKELIRIPTENPPGARYSDCIDLISNRLKRFGMSSQIVKVPGLDDRAYPRYSLLSSYGKGKRKLYFHAHYDVVPGTDARQFKPYVQAGRLHGRGAADMKAGLAAMVYAVRALQLLGAGLDGQICLVIVPDEETGGKAGAGYLFEKGYINKKHCVGMLMPEPTSGTIWNACRGALSVLVKIEGKPVHVVLQKDGVNAFEQMVSLSNALLEHKNTVEKRKTSYSILPGESENSILMLGGICHCGTNFNVVPGSCTFSLERRINPEENFVEEKRNLLAIFNRFRKAGMNIDLEILQEGKSAGISRDNDLVNALALSVIEVAGQKPAFNMCPGLLEIRYYLQNGIPAYAYGPGLLAMAHHPDEFVEVARVIDCASIYALTAFILLSRGKTS
- a CDS encoding TonB-dependent receptor, with the protein product MKKMIGMMLVGILLFGAEYGRITGRVVDAETGAPLIGSDVMVEGTDLGAATDENGDFVVLYVPAGTYRVTSSYISFDPLSFANVVVNAELTTVLNFRLPPTVIEVKGVTAVAEREAIVRDAVHTRRAVTSTEMERLPITTINQVIALQAGVVTSKRGTHVRGGRDGEISYFVDGIVTKVPNNNLQSSVINPSAVEEVSVVSGGFDAEYGDALSGVVNIVTREGGSKIAGSVSYLSDEMFSGWQDQINYGFSQYEFSLGGPVPVAPRVRYFMSGELMMTDAQHLEGLFKISSPRIDYRGQARLSYHLPSAKGKLTFTGFMERRQWVIWSTATGTGQYDLKYFDQKPINRIKTWMLSSTFNYMLTPKTLTSLKVGMTHYNRFYGNRDYVWEEENNRQWYEDYRCHAEQLFPLLSEVSSDGYKVINGDTIFVRDVLIDSLMPYHVEYTNRDVEALRHNPYGVEGLFYTFGDFRSWSLWNNDDIQARLDVSHAVGKVHEFKTGFDVTRYEMQFFQNTLPWVANPFWDYYDRSPWKVAAYIQDKMDFEGMVARIGLRFDYFDAKTSTFQNPEDYLNDELVTSEPLFQISPRLGFSLPVTDRMKLRFNYGQYFQLPALANMYTSTDTQVVRVLISRGNAILGNVLIEPERTILYELGIENQFTEDILFGFTAYFKDIYDLNQVREVVAIPYSYYQYQNVDYGNVKGFEINLQKRMTNMWALGVSYTLQFAKGTAASNFEWYQDHYFYNIPVPVIDYWLDFDERNILNANIDFELPGDFFLIPLQDFNNSFVFSYHSGTPYTPRDLRGTRLGDENSARVPGYINVDWNFSRRLKVGPMNFVVRGMLLNLFNSEQIVEVHETTGDPTNHGDPEPSLDQFGYTSIASTRYSPQSDYDHDGLINPREAKQAYIDCQNDYWFDARNYLPGFRARFGVGLMF
- a CDS encoding GNAT family N-acetyltransferase, with protein sequence MITVKQMGQSDIAFAKSLTDIEGWGHLEEDFERFLFLDPAGCYVARQDGRRAGIVTSVSYGNQSFLGNLIVQKEMRGRGIGVKLMEDVIDHLDRKGAKTIELDGVFKAVQTYRILGFKDKYLSMRFVRPAAKDRTHMEERKAGCTEDIEGILRFDLEKTGIDRSMFLEHLIKRHPHTTYTVHREGIAAYAVIRERANEMLHIGPMVAENESAAGDLIAKICTKHINKDLTVGIPCINTAALKMVVQHGFLHRPPSLRMYRGSRVEYERNVYAIVSADAG